The following are from one region of the Sandaracinus amylolyticus genome:
- a CDS encoding pectinacetylesterase family protein gives MILVLAGLALGGCEAEQPPLFVAYVPDEGTPERIAYDRGLTRYLGAARPVETTSDGDSTTFTFDPESGPMCMRGREFRASVRETESEDLLVFLQGGGACWSAFCLAVTTAPAGIPPTDLLRDEERNPLAGWDVLYVPYCDGSLFAGDNEIDEDGDGAADRFHHGLANLSAALTMGHQRFPSPRRVVLAGSSGGGYGTILAAFLVRYVYPDVPIFVIDDAGLGVARAGDTEFLDTLIDEFGARDFLPPDCTDCTSDGHIIGLVRYLLDRDPNLHVAAISSWYDFVISEVFLMSTPVEFSAAVEAETGALHEAHPDRYRRFLYDGRAHTALLGDVTGIVGRDLGSVELPAGGVSQLGRIEIMSMHDVSVEDVVLADWVGAMVEGDSEQWRDLVAPRGEPPTE, from the coding sequence TACGACCGCGGGCTCACGCGCTACCTCGGCGCGGCGCGCCCGGTCGAGACGACGAGCGACGGAGACTCGACGACCTTCACCTTCGATCCCGAGAGCGGCCCGATGTGCATGCGCGGCCGCGAATTCCGCGCCTCGGTGCGCGAGACCGAGAGCGAGGATCTGCTGGTCTTCCTCCAGGGCGGCGGCGCGTGCTGGAGCGCGTTCTGCCTGGCGGTCACCACCGCGCCCGCGGGCATCCCGCCGACCGATCTGCTGCGCGACGAGGAGCGCAATCCGCTGGCCGGATGGGACGTGCTCTACGTGCCGTACTGCGATGGATCGCTGTTCGCCGGCGACAACGAGATCGACGAGGACGGAGACGGCGCGGCCGATCGCTTCCACCACGGTCTCGCCAATCTCTCGGCGGCGCTGACGATGGGACACCAGCGCTTCCCCTCGCCGCGTCGCGTGGTGCTCGCGGGCAGCTCGGGGGGCGGATACGGGACGATCCTCGCCGCGTTCCTCGTGCGCTACGTGTATCCCGACGTGCCGATCTTCGTGATCGACGACGCGGGCCTCGGGGTCGCGCGGGCCGGAGACACCGAGTTCCTCGACACGCTGATCGACGAGTTCGGTGCGCGCGATTTCCTCCCTCCCGATTGCACCGACTGCACGAGCGACGGGCACATCATCGGGCTCGTCCGGTATCTGCTCGATCGCGATCCGAACCTGCACGTCGCGGCGATCTCGTCCTGGTACGACTTCGTGATCAGCGAGGTCTTCCTGATGTCGACGCCCGTCGAATTCAGCGCGGCAGTCGAAGCGGAGACGGGCGCGCTCCACGAGGCGCACCCCGATCGATATCGACGCTTCCTCTACGACGGTCGGGCGCACACCGCGCTGCTCGGTGATGTGACCGGCATCGTCGGGCGCGACCTCGGATCGGTCGAGCTCCCGGCGGGCGGCGTGAGCCAGCTCGGGCGCATCGAGATCATGAGCATGCACGACGTGTCGGTGGAGGACGTGGTGCTCGCGGACTGGGTCGGCGCGATGGTCGAAGGCGACTCCGAGCAGTGGAGAGACCTGGTCGCGCCGCGCGGCGAGCCGCCGACGGAGTAG
- a CDS encoding DoxX family protein, producing the protein MQIGDLFTETSPWMVDTALLVGRVFIGVCFVVHALGKLGVVGKGNMEQFASWLASLGVPFAPLQARIAMLSELIGGALLAAGFLTRGACVVLFFTMVVAGVLGHRGAGYLITNDPPGAEYTINLAVICVMFALIGPGSYSLDAALF; encoded by the coding sequence ATGCAGATCGGCGATCTGTTCACCGAAACCTCGCCTTGGATGGTCGACACCGCGCTCCTCGTCGGGCGCGTGTTCATCGGCGTGTGCTTCGTCGTCCACGCGCTCGGGAAGCTCGGCGTCGTCGGCAAGGGCAACATGGAGCAGTTCGCGAGCTGGCTCGCGAGCCTGGGGGTGCCCTTCGCACCGCTGCAGGCGCGCATCGCGATGCTCTCGGAGCTGATCGGCGGCGCACTGCTCGCAGCCGGCTTCTTGACGCGCGGCGCGTGCGTCGTGCTGTTCTTCACGATGGTCGTCGCCGGCGTGCTCGGCCATCGCGGCGCGGGCTACCTGATCACCAACGATCCGCCGGGCGCCGAGTACACGATCAACCTCGCGGTGATCTGCGTGATGTTCGCGCTGATCGGACCGGGCTCGTACTCGCTCGACGCGGCGCTCTTCTAG
- a CDS encoding C-type lectin domain-containing protein — MSAVLGCGRLGYDPQALDELDASIVDAARRGDSSSSGLDAALPIDAASDPPDPDAMPPIDASASVERDAGVDAGVDAGGRRDAGPRPDGGPAPPGCLAGGYLGRRYLYCEDLRTRNDAAMRCADLGMRLVRVDDSAEQDFVDVLRVADRVWIGATDEVREGDWTWNDGTLFFRDATGGGQPIGGAYVHWGAAEPNGARRENCAMIVSSSVWIDEDCTMAVPYVCEPL; from the coding sequence GTGTCGGCGGTGCTCGGCTGCGGCCGTCTCGGCTACGACCCGCAGGCGCTCGACGAGCTCGACGCATCGATCGTCGACGCGGCTCGGCGTGGCGACTCGTCGTCGAGCGGTCTCGACGCGGCGCTTCCGATCGACGCGGCGTCCGATCCGCCCGATCCCGATGCGATGCCGCCGATCGATGCGTCCGCGTCGGTCGAGCGCGATGCGGGGGTCGATGCCGGTGTCGATGCCGGTGGCCGTCGCGATGCCGGCCCGCGTCCCGATGGCGGCCCGGCACCGCCGGGGTGCCTCGCGGGCGGGTACCTCGGGCGCCGGTATCTCTACTGCGAGGACCTGCGCACCCGGAACGACGCCGCGATGCGCTGCGCCGATCTCGGCATGCGGCTGGTGCGCGTCGACGACTCGGCGGAGCAGGACTTCGTCGACGTCCTGCGGGTCGCGGACCGCGTGTGGATCGGCGCGACCGACGAGGTGCGCGAGGGCGACTGGACGTGGAACGACGGGACGCTCTTCTTCCGCGACGCCACGGGCGGCGGCCAGCCGATCGGCGGCGCCTACGTGCACTGGGGCGCAGCCGAGCCCAACGGCGCGCGGCGCGAGAACTGCGCGATGATCGTCTCGAGCTCGGTGTGGATCGACGAGGACTGCACGATGGCAGTCCCCTACGTCTGCGAGCCGCTCTGA
- a CDS encoding tetratricopeptide repeat protein, whose product MTSLRAVFASLVLLLPLVSMRSLASAQECSHACPRRERDARGCCLSAEDRMAARCVPAQPAQCVVAGLAFERGEGVTADVTRAAGLYHRACATRHAEGCRRLGGLTRNGVGVTRDSDQALILFRTACDQGDAEACFQHAEMHEQGEGTPVDTTRARERYDRSCQLGFAQACWRVATLINDSAAPEDAALATSLLDRSCRAGIAEACRTLAERYVSGRGVAADTTQALRLFESGCAADDVLSCERLSVILRDGGIAAAEQRRTERLLERACRDGRGPACNELGLIFEEQGGRVAARAAEFYRRACEDGEPIGCGNLGRAYQEGIGVAVDLEAGVRLFRQGCEGGEPGSCVSLGLATEDGRGIARDVAAAARLYRQSCDQADSLGCIHLARLLDEGRGVTRDLAESLRLFRRACEQQEDLYGCANLGLMYERGRGVPPDPTRAAQLYSRACEGGELLGCASLGALVEQGIGASADPARAVGLYTQACEGGELYGCTRLGLAFRAGAGVAQDDARALELVTRACEGGELRGCNALGYFLERGLGIAADVARAGELYSRACEGGIPNGCTSLGTLAMSSDPAAAAALFQRACDAGHMLACSNLGSLHELGSGVARDVRRAVELWGRACEGREPRGCFNLGRAYESGLIGGTASASRARPHYQRACTAGYAEACERIGVR is encoded by the coding sequence ATGACCTCGCTTCGTGCCGTCTTCGCTTCGCTCGTCCTCCTCCTCCCACTCGTGTCGATGCGCTCGCTCGCGAGCGCGCAGGAGTGCTCGCACGCGTGCCCGCGGCGCGAGCGCGATGCGCGCGGTTGTTGTCTCTCCGCCGAGGATCGAATGGCCGCGCGTTGCGTGCCCGCGCAGCCCGCGCAGTGCGTCGTCGCGGGGCTCGCGTTCGAGCGCGGCGAGGGCGTGACCGCCGACGTGACGCGCGCCGCCGGGCTCTATCACCGCGCGTGCGCGACGCGACATGCCGAGGGATGTCGCCGCCTCGGTGGGCTCACCCGCAACGGCGTCGGCGTGACGCGCGACTCCGATCAAGCGCTGATCCTCTTCCGCACCGCGTGCGATCAGGGCGATGCCGAGGCGTGCTTCCAGCACGCCGAGATGCACGAGCAGGGCGAGGGCACGCCGGTCGACACGACGCGCGCGAGAGAGCGCTACGACCGCTCGTGCCAGCTCGGCTTCGCGCAGGCGTGCTGGCGCGTCGCGACGCTGATCAACGACAGCGCGGCGCCCGAGGACGCGGCGCTCGCGACGTCGCTGCTCGATCGCAGCTGTCGCGCCGGCATCGCCGAGGCGTGCCGCACGCTCGCGGAGCGCTACGTGAGCGGGCGCGGGGTCGCGGCCGACACGACGCAGGCACTGCGGCTCTTCGAGTCGGGCTGCGCGGCCGACGACGTGCTCTCGTGCGAGCGCCTGAGCGTGATCCTGCGCGATGGCGGCATCGCTGCGGCGGAGCAGCGTCGCACCGAGCGCCTGCTCGAGCGCGCGTGTCGCGACGGGCGCGGCCCGGCGTGCAACGAGCTCGGCCTCATCTTCGAGGAGCAGGGCGGCCGCGTCGCGGCGCGCGCCGCGGAATTCTATCGGCGCGCGTGCGAGGACGGAGAGCCGATCGGGTGCGGGAACCTGGGCCGCGCGTACCAGGAGGGCATCGGCGTCGCGGTCGATCTCGAGGCCGGCGTGCGCTTGTTCCGGCAGGGCTGCGAGGGCGGCGAGCCCGGCTCGTGCGTGTCGCTCGGCCTCGCGACCGAGGACGGACGCGGCATCGCGCGCGACGTCGCGGCAGCGGCGCGGCTCTACCGACAGTCGTGCGACCAGGCGGACTCGCTCGGGTGCATCCACCTCGCGCGGCTGCTCGACGAAGGGCGCGGCGTCACCCGCGATCTCGCGGAGTCGCTGCGCCTGTTCCGTCGCGCCTGCGAGCAGCAGGAGGATCTCTACGGCTGCGCGAACCTCGGGCTGATGTACGAGCGCGGCCGCGGCGTGCCGCCGGACCCGACGCGCGCGGCGCAGCTCTACTCGCGCGCGTGCGAGGGCGGTGAGCTGCTCGGGTGCGCGAGCCTCGGCGCGCTGGTCGAGCAGGGCATCGGCGCGAGCGCCGACCCCGCGCGCGCGGTCGGGCTCTACACCCAGGCGTGCGAGGGCGGTGAGCTCTACGGGTGCACCCGCCTCGGCCTCGCGTTCCGCGCCGGCGCCGGCGTCGCGCAGGACGACGCGCGCGCCCTCGAGCTCGTCACGCGCGCCTGTGAGGGCGGCGAGCTTCGCGGATGCAACGCGCTCGGCTACTTCCTCGAGCGCGGCCTCGGGATCGCGGCGGACGTCGCGCGCGCCGGCGAGCTCTACTCGCGCGCATGCGAGGGCGGCATCCCGAACGGATGCACCAGCCTCGGCACGCTCGCGATGAGCAGCGATCCCGCGGCCGCCGCCGCGCTCTTCCAGCGCGCCTGCGACGCCGGCCACATGCTCGCGTGCAGCAACCTCGGCTCGCTGCACGAGCTCGGCAGCGGCGTCGCGCGCGACGTGCGGCGCGCGGTCGAGCTCTGGGGTCGTGCCTGCGAAGGACGCGAGCCGCGTGGCTGCTTCAACCTCGGGCGTGCCTACGAGAGCGGGCTGATCGGCGGCACCGCGTCGGCGTCGCGTGCGCGACCGCACTATCAGCGCGCGTGCACCGCGGGCTACGCCGAGGCCTGCGAGCGCATCGGGGTTCGCTGA
- a CDS encoding FKBP-type peptidyl-prolyl cis-trans isomerase, with protein MSIVDDGKVVSIDYVLRDETGKELDRSSEGAPLVYLHGARGIVLGLEEALAGKSVGDRVEARVPPDKGYGPKRNVKPQEVLRSRFPAEANVVKGAQFVAEGPNGRPTPIWVTKVQGRTIYVTSEHPLAGVTLVFDVTIREVRDATEEEKAHGHAHGPGGHHEH; from the coding sequence GTGAGCATCGTGGACGACGGCAAGGTGGTGAGCATCGACTACGTCCTTCGCGACGAGACCGGCAAGGAGCTCGATCGCTCGAGCGAAGGCGCGCCGCTCGTGTACCTGCACGGTGCGCGCGGCATCGTGCTCGGGCTCGAGGAGGCGCTCGCAGGCAAGTCGGTGGGTGATCGCGTCGAGGCGCGTGTCCCGCCGGACAAGGGCTACGGCCCGAAGCGCAACGTGAAGCCGCAGGAGGTCCTGCGCTCGCGTTTCCCCGCCGAGGCGAACGTCGTGAAGGGCGCGCAGTTCGTCGCGGAGGGGCCCAACGGTCGCCCGACGCCGATCTGGGTGACGAAGGTGCAGGGCCGCACGATCTACGTGACCTCGGAGCATCCGCTCGCCGGCGTCACGCTCGTGTTCGACGTGACGATCCGCGAGGTGCGCGACGCGACCGAGGAAGAGAAGGCGCACGGTCACGCCCACGGACCGGGCGGACATCACGAGCACTGA
- a CDS encoding lactonase family protein: MLGPLLVALMCAACGGDDDTSDPGDASTPGIDASDPTIDAAVREDGASPSDSGMPDAGGPMREIFVYVGLTSGDLVVYTLDASSGVLTELSRTRTGDFPSFLAPSPDGRFLYVVHEGAAELAALAVTPGTGAVAVIDRAATEGGGPTHVAVSPDGRFVATANYGGGSVPIFPIEAGGMIGDRLDLERPGGQAHQVVFDASSTHLYAVSKEDALVAQYAVSASGLAPLTPPSRAMRPGAGSRHLALSPDERFAYVIHELDSTITVHARAADATLGPELQRVSTRAEGASGGNTTAEILVHPSGRFLYGSNRGDDDVVRFRIESDGRLTLEGHESTRGRTPRSVTLTPDAQLLIVANQDSRDVQVFAVDATSGELTHRDGITTDANAWYVGAFAIPTE, from the coding sequence GTGTTGGGGCCGCTGCTCGTCGCGCTCATGTGCGCGGCGTGCGGCGGAGACGACGACACGAGCGATCCAGGCGACGCGAGCACACCGGGCATCGACGCGAGCGATCCGACGATCGACGCGGCCGTGCGCGAGGACGGTGCGTCACCGAGCGACTCGGGCATGCCCGACGCGGGAGGCCCGATGCGTGAGATCTTCGTCTACGTCGGGCTCACCAGCGGTGATCTCGTCGTGTACACGCTCGATGCATCGAGCGGCGTGCTCACCGAGCTCAGCCGCACCCGCACCGGCGACTTCCCGTCGTTCCTCGCGCCCTCGCCCGACGGACGCTTCCTCTACGTGGTGCACGAAGGCGCGGCCGAGCTCGCCGCGCTCGCGGTCACCCCCGGCACCGGCGCGGTGGCGGTGATCGATCGCGCGGCCACCGAGGGCGGCGGGCCGACGCACGTCGCGGTGAGCCCCGACGGACGCTTCGTCGCGACCGCGAACTACGGCGGCGGCTCGGTGCCGATCTTCCCGATCGAGGCCGGAGGGATGATCGGTGATCGTCTCGATCTCGAGCGCCCCGGTGGTCAGGCGCACCAGGTCGTGTTCGATGCCAGCAGCACGCATCTATATGCTGTGAGCAAAGAAGACGCGTTGGTCGCGCAGTACGCGGTCTCGGCGAGCGGGCTCGCGCCGCTCACGCCGCCGAGCCGCGCGATGCGACCGGGCGCGGGCTCGCGTCATCTCGCGCTCTCGCCCGACGAGCGCTTCGCCTACGTCATCCACGAGCTCGACTCGACGATCACGGTGCACGCGCGCGCCGCCGACGCGACGCTCGGCCCCGAGCTGCAGCGCGTCTCGACGCGCGCGGAGGGCGCGAGCGGCGGCAACACGACCGCCGAGATCCTCGTGCACCCGAGCGGGCGCTTCCTCTACGGATCGAACCGTGGCGACGACGACGTGGTGCGCTTCCGCATCGAGAGCGACGGGCGGCTCACGCTCGAGGGCCACGAGAGCACCCGCGGTCGCACGCCGCGCAGCGTGACGCTCACGCCCGACGCGCAGCTCCTGATCGTCGCGAACCAGGACTCGCGCGACGTGCAGGTGTTCGCGGTGGACGCGACGAGCGGCGAGCTCACCCACCGGGACGGGATCACGACCGACGCGAACGCTTGGTACGTGGGCGCCTTCGCGATTCCGACCGAGTGA
- a CDS encoding CAP domain-containing protein, with translation MTSRAAIAITLCVSWLATGCVGVLDERGTPAASHHDGGRELPPDPSDGGAPMPPPSATDASTPMPPPAIDASTPMPPPETDAGPSDPCEGLTLEGRCDGETARWCEGGAIREQACSDGCGVVEGRNRCLPPPPPPPTGCASAIEAEELALTNAARREAGLSDLTCDEGLARAARLHSQDMCNQNYFMHDSLDGRSFVDRINEQSVSWRTVGENIAHGYTTPEAVHTGWMNSDGHRRNILNGAFGRIGIGYVECGGRPYWTQDFAN, from the coding sequence GTGACCTCACGCGCCGCGATCGCGATCACACTCTGCGTGTCGTGGCTCGCGACCGGCTGCGTCGGCGTGCTCGACGAGCGAGGCACACCGGCGGCGTCCCATCACGATGGAGGGCGCGAGCTGCCACCCGATCCGAGCGACGGTGGCGCGCCGATGCCGCCTCCTTCCGCGACCGACGCGAGCACGCCGATGCCTCCGCCCGCGATCGACGCGAGCACGCCGATGCCTCCGCCCGAGACCGACGCGGGCCCGAGCGATCCCTGCGAGGGGCTCACGCTCGAGGGCCGCTGCGACGGCGAGACCGCACGGTGGTGCGAGGGCGGCGCAATCCGCGAGCAGGCGTGCAGCGATGGCTGCGGCGTCGTCGAAGGACGCAATCGATGTCTGCCTCCTCCTCCGCCTCCGCCCACCGGATGCGCGAGCGCGATCGAGGCGGAAGAGCTCGCGCTCACCAACGCCGCGCGACGCGAGGCGGGGCTCTCCGATCTGACGTGCGACGAAGGGCTCGCACGCGCCGCACGCCTGCACTCGCAGGACATGTGCAATCAGAACTACTTCATGCACGACTCGCTCGACGGTCGCTCGTTCGTGGATCGCATCAACGAACAGAGCGTCTCGTGGAGGACCGTCGGCGAGAACATCGCGCATGGCTACACCACGCCGGAGGCGGTGCACACGGGATGGATGAACAGCGACGGGCATCGACGGAACATCCTGAACGGCGCGTTCGGGCGCATCGGGATCGGGTACGTGGAGTGCGGCGGCAGGCCGTACTGGACGCAGGACTTCGCGAACTGA
- a CDS encoding response regulator: MRVLVLDDDDDLRELLCAFAESVGAERCATAASLEQLRAIARDALSCDIAILDVNLGPAAPSGVDAYEWLRQQHFAGEIVFLTGHARSHPLVRRALALPGVRVLEKPIDVEVLRALVQGRST, from the coding sequence GTGCGCGTCCTCGTGCTCGACGACGATGACGACCTGCGCGAGCTGCTCTGTGCGTTCGCGGAGAGCGTGGGCGCGGAGCGCTGCGCGACCGCGGCCTCGCTCGAGCAGCTGCGCGCGATCGCGCGCGACGCGCTCTCGTGCGACATCGCGATCCTCGACGTGAACCTCGGGCCCGCGGCGCCGAGCGGTGTCGACGCGTACGAGTGGCTGAGGCAGCAGCACTTCGCGGGCGAGATCGTGTTCCTCACGGGCCACGCGCGATCGCATCCGCTGGTGCGCCGCGCGCTCGCGCTGCCCGGGGTGCGCGTGCTCGAGAAGCCAATCGACGTCGAGGTGCTGCGCGCGCTCGTGCAAGGGCGCTCGACGTGA
- a CDS encoding helix-turn-helix domain-containing protein, with the protein MSEVSDALLEGARALARGDALRALGVAGRDESALGLTLRGIAYAQLGDLALAREALARATERAPDPHTLARARAAMVEVALAAGDPKRAADEAIACASALEQLGDRRNAAMQRLVLARAEVLRGRLNEARGVVEDVLSREQPADLRAVAWLARAEIAMRALAASESRDALEHARSALEIAPHELLSRALVSLERELSAPVARVVRGGVGSDADLFAIEALSGGEVLLVDACRRVVIGARLIVRLGRRPVLFALLAALARAWPDPIARDELASSAFEVRRVNPSHRARLRVEIGRLRKAMHGLAAEPIATKEGYVLSSQREVVVLSPPGDDDEGARIALVLGDGASWSARELATHTGLSIRTVQRALASLVESGRAVRSGRGARVRYTRPGTPIASRMLLLGLLPAS; encoded by the coding sequence ATGAGCGAGGTCTCGGACGCGCTGCTCGAGGGTGCACGCGCGCTCGCCCGCGGCGATGCGCTGCGTGCCCTCGGGGTCGCGGGGCGCGACGAGAGCGCGCTCGGGCTCACGCTGCGCGGCATCGCGTATGCGCAGCTCGGCGATCTCGCGCTCGCGCGTGAAGCGCTGGCGCGAGCGACGGAGCGCGCGCCCGATCCCCACACCCTCGCGCGGGCTCGCGCGGCGATGGTCGAGGTCGCGCTCGCCGCCGGCGATCCGAAGCGGGCCGCGGACGAAGCGATCGCGTGCGCGAGCGCGCTCGAGCAGCTCGGCGATCGGCGCAACGCGGCGATGCAGCGGCTCGTGCTCGCGCGCGCCGAGGTGCTGCGCGGTCGACTGAACGAAGCGCGCGGCGTCGTCGAGGACGTGCTCTCGCGAGAGCAGCCCGCGGATCTGCGCGCCGTCGCGTGGCTCGCGCGGGCGGAGATCGCGATGCGCGCGCTCGCAGCGTCGGAGTCGCGCGATGCGCTGGAGCACGCCCGCAGCGCGCTCGAGATCGCGCCGCACGAGCTGCTCTCGCGTGCGCTGGTGTCGCTCGAGCGCGAGCTCTCGGCGCCGGTCGCGCGCGTGGTGCGCGGCGGGGTCGGGTCGGACGCCGACCTCTTCGCGATCGAGGCGCTCTCGGGCGGCGAGGTGCTGCTCGTCGACGCGTGCCGTCGCGTGGTGATCGGCGCGCGATTGATCGTGCGGCTCGGACGACGGCCGGTGCTCTTCGCGCTCCTCGCCGCGCTGGCGCGCGCGTGGCCCGATCCGATCGCGCGCGACGAGCTCGCATCGAGCGCGTTCGAGGTGCGGCGCGTGAACCCGTCGCATCGCGCGCGGCTGCGCGTCGAGATCGGAAGGCTGCGCAAGGCGATGCACGGGCTCGCGGCCGAGCCGATCGCGACGAAGGAGGGTTACGTGCTCTCGTCGCAGCGCGAGGTCGTGGTGCTCTCGCCGCCGGGCGACGACGACGAGGGCGCGCGCATCGCGCTGGTGCTCGGCGACGGCGCGTCGTGGTCGGCGCGCGAGCTCGCGACGCACACGGGGCTCTCGATCCGCACCGTGCAGCGCGCGCTCGCGTCGCTCGTCGAGAGCGGGCGCGCGGTGCGCAGCGGGCGCGGCGCGCGCGTTCGCTACACGCGGCCCGGGACGCCCATCGCGTCGCGGATGTTACTCCTCGGTCTGCTGCCCGCGTCGTAG
- a CDS encoding glutamine cyclotransferase: protein MMQSEAEVVREVVPLDEGRLHGLTIGGGLVWFARDGELVGFDPERDEVVRRHAVASADAGTAFDGEHLYQLAKGTIVVVDPRDGRVLRTMPAPGKGEDTGMAWADGHLWIGQGRGARIHKVDAKTGEVVRTLTSDRFVTGVSVIDGALWHGAVKDGEPCELRRLGEDGTVEETLRVPVPRIAGIEGTRDGSFWCAGEEGRLRLVRRKKTR from the coding sequence ATGATGCAGAGCGAAGCAGAGGTGGTGCGCGAGGTGGTGCCGCTCGACGAAGGGCGCCTGCACGGCCTGACGATCGGCGGCGGGCTCGTGTGGTTCGCGCGCGACGGCGAGCTGGTCGGGTTCGATCCCGAGCGCGACGAGGTGGTGCGTCGTCACGCGGTGGCCTCGGCCGACGCGGGCACCGCGTTCGACGGAGAGCACCTGTACCAGCTCGCGAAGGGCACGATCGTCGTGGTCGATCCGCGTGATGGTCGGGTGCTGCGCACCATGCCCGCGCCGGGCAAGGGCGAGGACACCGGCATGGCGTGGGCCGACGGGCACCTGTGGATCGGACAGGGCCGCGGCGCGCGCATCCACAAGGTGGACGCGAAGACCGGCGAGGTGGTGCGCACGCTGACGTCCGATCGCTTCGTGACCGGCGTGTCGGTGATCGACGGAGCGCTGTGGCACGGCGCGGTGAAGGACGGAGAGCCGTGCGAGCTGCGGCGGCTCGGCGAGGACGGCACGGTGGAGGAGACGCTGCGTGTGCCGGTGCCGCGGATCGCCGGCATCGAAGGGACGCGCGACGGGAGCTTCTGGTGCGCGGGCGAGGAGGGACGGCTGCGCCTCGTGCGCCGCAAGAAGACGCGCTGA
- a CDS encoding helix-turn-helix transcriptional regulator encodes MAARKLIECAMLSVIDYRCTVGLGSVPFPEQHRVHTLAYVRKGTFGYRTRGVRHELVAGSVLVGRPGDEYVCSHEHACGDECLSFQLSPELAASIGDPFARVAALPPLPEIVVLGELAQAAASGASDVGLDEIGLALAHRFFALALGRAAEPTRAGARDRRRAIDAALFLDACSHEPIDLERTAREVDLSPFHFLRVFSSVVGITPHQYLVRARIRRAALALSESDRAIAEIAFDVGFGDLSNFVRTFRRAAGLTPRDYRDVARGRRKISQEARTAI; translated from the coding sequence ATGGCGGCGCGGAAGCTGATCGAGTGCGCGATGCTCTCGGTGATCGACTACCGATGCACCGTCGGGCTCGGCAGCGTGCCGTTCCCCGAGCAGCATCGCGTGCACACGCTCGCGTACGTCCGGAAGGGCACGTTCGGATATCGCACGCGCGGGGTGCGCCACGAGCTGGTCGCGGGATCGGTGCTCGTCGGGCGACCGGGCGACGAGTACGTGTGCAGCCACGAGCACGCGTGCGGGGACGAGTGCCTCTCGTTCCAGCTCTCGCCCGAGCTCGCCGCGTCGATCGGCGATCCCTTCGCGCGCGTCGCGGCGCTGCCGCCCCTGCCCGAGATCGTCGTGCTCGGCGAGCTCGCGCAGGCGGCGGCGTCGGGCGCGAGCGACGTCGGGCTCGACGAGATCGGGCTCGCGCTCGCGCATCGGTTCTTCGCGCTGGCGCTCGGTCGTGCGGCCGAGCCGACCCGGGCAGGCGCGCGCGATCGACGGCGCGCGATCGACGCGGCGCTCTTCCTCGACGCGTGCTCGCACGAGCCGATCGATCTCGAGCGCACGGCGCGCGAGGTCGATCTGAGCCCGTTCCACTTCCTGCGCGTGTTCTCGAGCGTGGTGGGGATCACGCCGCACCAGTACCTCGTGCGCGCGCGCATCCGTCGCGCCGCGCTCGCGCTCTCGGAGAGCGATCGTGCGATCGCGGAGATCGCGTTCGACGTGGGCTTCGGCGATCTCAGCAACTTCGTGCGCACGTTCCGGCGCGCCGCCGGGCTCACGCCGCGCGACTATCGCGACGTCGCGCGCGGGCGCCGCAAGATCTCCCAAGAGGCGCGCACCGCGATCTGA
- a CDS encoding VOC family protein, translating to MIDHVGLKVKDLDRSVRFYEAALAPLGYVLCARDASSAGFGPKDAPALWLYASDEAVKTASHLALRANDRRAVDRFHAGGLESGARDHGAPGVRADYAPNYYAAFLLDPDGHNVEAVCTR from the coding sequence GTGATCGATCACGTCGGACTCAAGGTGAAGGATCTGGATCGCAGCGTGCGCTTCTACGAAGCGGCGCTCGCGCCGCTCGGATACGTGCTCTGCGCACGCGATGCGAGCAGCGCGGGCTTCGGGCCGAAGGACGCGCCCGCGCTCTGGCTCTACGCGAGCGACGAAGCGGTGAAGACGGCGTCGCACCTCGCGCTGCGCGCGAACGATCGCCGCGCAGTCGATCGCTTCCACGCAGGCGGGCTCGAGTCGGGCGCGCGCGATCACGGCGCGCCCGGCGTGCGCGCCGACTACGCGCCGAACTACTACGCGGCGTTCCTGCTCGACCCCGACGGCCACAACGTCGAGGCCGTCTGCACGAGGTGA
- a CDS encoding SRPBCC family protein — protein sequence MASIRREISIDAPADRVWSAYRDVGAVHTKLAKGFVTDCRLEDGARVVTFANGFVARELLVDVDDAHRRLAYSARADRIVHHHASFEVIAEGEARTRVIWVADVLPNEMAAPIAAMMDQGSAAMKRTLESA from the coding sequence ATGGCATCCATCCGACGAGAGATCTCGATCGACGCGCCCGCCGACCGCGTGTGGAGCGCGTACCGTGACGTGGGCGCGGTGCACACGAAGCTCGCCAAGGGCTTCGTCACCGATTGCCGGCTCGAGGACGGCGCGCGCGTGGTCACGTTCGCGAACGGCTTCGTGGCGCGCGAGCTTCTCGTCGACGTCGACGACGCGCACCGCCGCCTCGCGTACTCGGCGCGCGCCGATCGCATCGTGCACCACCACGCCTCGTTCGAAGTGATCGCCGAGGGCGAGGCCCGCACCCGCGTGATCTGGGTCGCCGACGTCCTGCCGAACGAGATGGCCGCCCCGATCGCCGCGATGATGGATCAGGGCAGCGCCGCGATGAAGCGCACGCTCGAGAGCGCGTGA